The DNA region TCCCATGAGGAAATCTTTGCCTTCTGCTCAAAATGGTTGAACAAAACTCACCACTGAACTAACAGAGATACGTTAACAGGACACTTGGCACAAAAGGACTAAGAGAAAGTGGGTCTTATAGAGTCTCTCAGGCTGTCAGTCATCTAGACACAAGTGAGTCAGCATCCACGGTGTTCAGAAGGTAGAGTTCAGGCTGAACTGTCAATCCCAGACGTAGGTACTGAggacaaaaagatggaaaagggtTAGACTGATTTGCAAGTATTTAAATATTGAATTTGGCATTTAAGTACCTATAATCAGCATGTCAATGTAGGTCTTTTTTCAGTTCTATATAGACtttcatttcagaaaagaaatggcTTACAGATACATGAATggtttattgtatataaaataattgcTAGGAGCCGAAATAGTTAAAGATTGAGATGGTACCGAATGCCCTCAGGAAAATTTGCACTTTGACTATCCTCGCGACACACTCTGCCTCAGGATGATTGTTTCTGATCAGGATATTAAGAGCAAACGCACTGCGAGCTTTTGTACTTTAATACCAAGTGTGTTAGAAATAAAATTCAGGGAATTTTCTGGCTgcccaatggttaggactccaggcttttACTGCTGAGAgcgcaggttcaacccctggtcggggaactaagatcccacaagctgcccagcacagccaaaacaaaagaaataaaattgcaaatAATCTAAATCCTGACCCTATTATCTGGGCCCTATTATCCTTTGGCACATGAGCAAAGCAAagcctttcattaaaaaaaacaaaatggcatGTACTAAGAGAAGAGATGAGCTACGGGTCCCAACCGTTTATCAGGCTGAATTAGAATCACTTCAGCTGCTTTTAAAACACGTTGTCAGACCCACCCCTGGAGACCTGAATCCAGATGGTTTGTGTTGGCATCTGTGAAGTTGTATCTTACTTTTTCTCTCCTCCGAATTCACCATGGGACAATCACTGAGTCTCCTTTTAGCGCTACTGTTATTACTTGGGGTGTTAGGAATGTTGTTGCCCCTTGTCAACAACAAACTCTTTTTGGCCTATCAGTTGCCTCACCTGCATAAAGGCTGATTCttttgttataagaattaaatgaaatcatgagTGCTCAGGATGCCGAATGCACACTATAAATTCatagaaagaaaatgtttctatTATATAGTGGAAAAGGAACTGGAGTTGGGGTCAAGCTCCAACTCTGCCCCTTcctatgaccttgagcaagtcatgtATCTTTCTGGAGCCTTATCctacttatttgtaaaatgggaataaacgCTACATTTGAAAATGTCAAGTACGTTAATAAGCTATCTCATGTTAGTCTTCAGTAATtgctgtgccacacagcatgtgggatcttagttccccaaccagggatcgaacctgcgccccctgcagtggaagtgcggagtcttaaccactggaccaccagggaagttccagtcttcaataattttttaacacaTTACAAATTGCCCTGTATACCTCACAAGCTTGTGATGACTGTGTGAAGATGAAACCAAATGGAGCCCAAGATAAAACTATTCTCAACTAGTGGGCTAGGAAATTACTGAGTCACACTGGCCTTAGGGCCGAACAACGGGACTTCAGACTTCAGCTTGCTTACTCACTTTAAGGTCTTATGACTCAAGCTTTAGTAACCAAGAGCGATTGTCAGATACACTGACAATTCACTGCAGTCTTTTCTCAAGTGAGCTAAGGTGGTGGGCTTCTTCATTATGTAGAAAGCAAGGGTTGCATTTTTAGTCCCATGACCTCCAGGTTGTATCACTTAGATGACTTAGCAGAGAGCACTCCTTCATTGGAGAAGTTTGTCATATTGCTCGGAGGCACTAAGAAATGGGGTAAATTGCACAGGAATTGGCTAAACCTTTCAAGGGCAGAGAGGTATGCAAATGAATAAACTATTAGTCCTTAGTTATTGCTGGGGTAGGATCATAGAGGGCCCTGCCCATTTTCCACACCTACCTGAAAAAGCATTcaggtactttttaaaatttagcacaGGCCAAACAAAATTAGCCTACCAGCTGGCAGCTTTTGATCTAAACCATATTCTAGCACTCATCAGAGTATCAAGCAAAGTATCTTTGATATGTTGCTGTTCTTGGAGCTGCTAAACACCAAAGCTTGGTGTCTTAACTGCGCATGAAGTGTATACTATATATTACATAGCATGACTGGTAATGATGATGTGGGCTCTGGAATTAAGCTACTCAAGTTCAAATGCCAATTGCCCACTTTTTAGTgatgtattattttactttttggtcCTTCAGTTGCCTTATCTATATAGAGGCTGATCCTCTTGTTATAAGAATTACATGAGATCATATGAGTGCAAAGACCCCGGCTAGCACATAGCAGTGTGTTAGTCATTTTTAACATTCAAAAGCCAAGGTGCCAAGAGAAGGTGACACATTTGGATGCATTGGTCCTATCCAAGGAAGGAACAGAAAGCACTCCAGAGGGCAGAGCTAAAGGAAATATCTCAGATCAGGATCTTCAAATTGTTATGCATCCGATTTTAGTTctgaaattaaatccaaagtaaggagttccctggtggcctagtggttaggattcagggcTTTCATTGCCATGGGCCCGAGTGGAACTGAGACCCCGTAAGCCACGcagcaaggcaaaaaaaaataataagatttaaacaaaaacaaagttagaAGGGAGAGCTAAATGAGGAAGGACAACATGGAGAACAAAATTGCCAGATAACTTCTATGGTGTTACTTACAGTATTCAGCTCCTGTAAGACAGACAGGGAAAGCTtgcaacagagaaagggaaaatgaagTTCTAGTGACACCCTTGAAACAAATTAAGTGCTGACTTAGATTTTCCTGCCATGTGTTTGGTGACAAGGCTAGTAGTTTACTGTGTCTGGGCTCTGTCTTTGTTTCTATTAAACGGTGCCaatatttccatttatatcaGGTCTGccaaaatgctttcatttttaacctAAACaattttggtttctcttttcaAATACTCATACTTTTCAAAtactcatactttttttttggtagcataTACAGAATATAAAAGACCTCAATGGTGAAACAAGACTACAGATAGAAAAATGTTCAGCTTAGAGCAGAAAAAGGCCAGATGACAATGTTTTTTCAACTTTAAATATGGTAATGATGTAACCTTTAGCAATGGCAAAACTATCTGACTAAATGGGTAATAGAAATTAGTGTTTGGTGTCTGCAATTCATCAAGTCTTCTGGGAACTAAACCTATGTTGAGCCTTGAACGACATAAATTTGAACTGCGTGAGTCCACCCATACATGGATTTTTTCCCCAGtggtaaatactacagtactacatgaccCCAGGCAGGTTGAATCTGAGAACGCGGAACCGCAGATTCGGAGGAACACTGGACATGAAGGGCCGACTATAAACATGAAAGCCCAACTATAAATTTTACACAGATTTTTTATTCCATGGAGGGTCAGTGCCCCAATCCCGGGTTGTCCAGAGATCaactgtatttctctctctcttctaaagagaaaaatcactaaCAGTGTGAGTTTAGTATGTCATTCCAGGTGGTAGTTGATGTTTCAGTATTTCAAAGTGGTTGACGCCCCATTAATAAAgtattttcaaagttaaaaaaatacccatgaaaccaaattggaaaaaggaaaagaaactttttAATTACAAACCAAGTTTACATATTGTTGAATGATCACTAAAAACTTGCTGCAATCACTCCTAAAACCACTAGCAGGACCTCACAGGAGCCAAACTGCAGCTCTTTCCCATCCCTGTTAATTCCCAGTATGCTGTAGCAGCACAATTATTTCATGCCACATTTATGGAGAACAAGGACCAGTTTACATAAAATACAATTGTATATCCTTAAACATTCCACACAAACGTACTGCACATGCTGGCACTGGAAGACTTCAGTCCTAAACATTGTTTATTGTACCCAAAGTACTGGCTGACTAGAAAGTACACTTTCTATCTGAAAGGATCAAATGGAATACAGTATGGGAGTGTTTTTAACACTGAATactactacacacacacagatataaaaTGCCATTTAACTGGGAAGAAATTTTCCATCATTGCAAGTCatatatataacttttcaaagaaaactAGCAGCTTTTACCTGGGCTTCTAAATATTTGTGAATCTGAGACTGACTGGACTCACCCAGACTGGGGTCAAAGGTAAATGTTACTGTAGTGTCTTTACGAAGAATTTTGTCAATGTGGCCCTCACCTACAGCTGCCAGACGAGAGCTTAAGATGTCAGTCCCCGATATCTTCAGTATGGTCTTATGTCAGTTTGGGGAATGATggtaggggagagggagggatatgaGGAGGGACAGTTAGGGAAATTTGTCTCTCATGATCCTGAGCTCTATCACTGGAGGGGCTGAGATAAAGGTAAGGTCAGTGAAACATAGTAGTTTACCCTTAATGCCATATAAAAGACAGTTCATTCAGTCTATGCTTTTAACTGTGTACAAAGTATCGGCAATAATGCCTTTAGGGGCTCAGGTGAACAGAGAACATCAATCAACAAGGACTCCagaagaaaaacaccaaaaatgAAAAGTCCTTCAATGCCATTCCCATTACTGTTCTCTCCAAGTCAGTGGCTATAAAAGACTTGATTATTTATCTCCATCAGACAAATGTGATTTTGTTTGAGATAATCACATAGTCTCAGGCTCCACATGTAAAAATGTCAGAAGTGGCTGAAGAGCAGCAGCTGCATGCTGAAGGGACCCATCTCCTCTGATTCCAGAGCTCCACCATCTGGTCTCAAAGTTTTTCCCTCTGAGGGAATGGCTGAAGAGAGGTAGCCCAGCACAACCCTGCTGAGAGAACTTTGTAACCATAGTGATACCTAAGGACTTGCTGAGAGCGAGCGAGCTTTGCAACCGTTAGATCCAGAGCTCCCGAGATTGCCTTGCAAGTCGTCTTGGGCATGCTTCAGAAAAAGGTGACGATTCTGGTAGAAGGTGGCTTTTAGGAATAAAACAGATGGCTCTTCTTCTTTCAAGTTTTTCTCCTCACCCCAAAGTCTCATGAGAACATCAGTGCATAAGCGCTACCATCTCTTTCTATCACTACCCTCCTGAAGGAGGAAGGTGAAGGTTTCATGACTCTAAGTGCTCAAGAAGAAATACCGTCAGGAAAGCTTGGTACTAAcatgaaagttattaaaattaggaCTCCCAAGAAAATTTCGATAAGCTTTCAGTCTCTGAGGAAAATCATCGAAGTGATTTTCAAATGAGATGAGTAACCACCACCTACAGGTGAGTTTTGCTATCTGTCCATTTACCATCTTCTTTATGCTTTCTCACCCCTCTTAACATCCAGAgaaatttaaagtgaaaataagTTAAGAGAATCCTGAACCTGATAGAGGTAGATATCTcgtaattttatatttcaaatggaTCAAACCACTCTagttgagattttatttttttataattaaaacaattcAAAGGGTATGCATAAGGAAAGTATTTCTCAGCCTTTTAAAATCCATTATCTTTTGATAAACAAAACTTGCATACCCATTCTGTAATTTGTATCATGAAAAATTTACTGCATTTtccaaatatgtttttttaacatatagTCAGTCTTGTTAAGAATcatgcatagggcttccctggcggcgcagaggttgagagtccgcctgccgatgcaggggacacgggttcatgccccggtccgggaagataccacatgccgcggagcggctaggcccgtgagccacggctgctgagcctgcgcgtccggaggctgtgctccgcaatgggagaggctacaatagtgataggcccgcgtaccgcaaaaaaaacaaaaagaatcatgCATAGATGATAATCTCTCAAAACGATAAAACAAGCTGGCCCTTGGGCAGTTAAAGAGTTTAGTGTTGTTTGAGAGCAGCAGATGTCAGCTTTTCAAGGACCCTACCTAATCCAGTTCCCAGGTTAGGAggtcaggaagaaaaataatggcTTCTTTCAAACACATATGCAAAAGCCTTTCCCAACAAACAGTTGAGTCCGAAATGCAGTCTGTGCAACAGCACATACTTTTGGCTATGTTCACACAGTAAACCATAGCAACACACTGGCTCTGATGGCTACCTGCGGAAGACAGACAGACTGACCCAGTGTTTACTTAGTACAGCCACTGGTGGCTCCTTCGGTCAGCAGGACTTTAGAGGTGCTTACCGTGTGCCCACAGTCCAGGAAGGACATGCCCAGTGCAATCAAACATTGCCAAccctgaaagagaaaatacagtCATCATTCACCGACCTCTCTGAAGAGCCTCTTACCCATGACTGCCCACATTGCACTGCTCAGATACAAACCTCTTTTGCCATACTATTTTCAATACTGAGTTCCCTCTGTTCCTACTGCTTTgtgtttggtttgtttcttttagcTGACTGGGAGAGTTCCCTGAAGACCACTTTTCTTCAGTCCTACCCCATTCCTCACGATAGGGGGAATGACTGATTGCCTAATACAACTGCTATAGTCTCCTGAGCTGCTCTATAAGTATACGTTTTCGAGCTAAACAGTAGTAATTCACTCTAGAATCAGCCCTAAGCCTTAAAAATGggtcttcagggacttccctggtggtacagtggttgagaatccgcctgcaaatgcaggggacacgggttcgatccctggtccgggaagatcccacatgtcgtggagcaactaagcccgtgcaccacaactactgagtctgcgctctagagcccaggagccacaactactgagccctcataccacagctactgaagcctgcacacctagagcccgtgctccacaacaagagaagccaccacaatgagaagcccgcgcaccacgacggagagtagccaccgctcgccacaactagagaaagcccgcgcatagcaacgaagacccaatgcagccataaacaaacaaacaaataaataaatttatttttaaaaatgggtctTCAACAATCTCAATAGTCTCAGGCTGACTGAGAACTCGGCACCTTCATAACCAATTTGCACGAAGGAAGGATTCCCTTAAGTTCTatagcaaatttttaaaacagtttctgTCAAGGACATACTCAGTTACTTGGGTTTCCTTGGAATAAGTCCCTATATTATGGTCAGCATAATCTTAGAGTGCCCATGGTTTactggggaggaaaaaagaagggatatatcCATCCAGGGCATAATTTTTCAATATTCACTAAAATGATTTTCTCAATCAAGTACATAACCTGTAGCAGACATTGGCATGGGGACTAGGTAAGTGTTATAAAGATGAGCAGTGGGTTTCCACCCTCCATCCCTGCTATTCTCTGTAGCAGACATGGTATGAAGTCTGCTGTCCCTAATCCTCAACTCCTGTGTTTTTCAGAGAAACCTGTATAGAATAGGGAGGTGGATTTGTTGTTGCTATAGCTGCTTTTCATTAATATAAGTAATGTTACAGAAGAtgtggaaaatagagaaaagaatataTCCATAATCCCACCAGCCTAAGACAACAACTATTACGATTTTTACATAATTTACTCTggacttttgaaaatttttttgattACCTAGGTATACACAATTTTGCATTCCTTTTCTATGTAGCTATATTTTATAACCATCACTTTAAAATAACTCTAGAATAACTCAATGAGAGAATATCACTATTTAATTATGTCCTTATTGGATAGCTATTAAGTAGTAGAGCTGGGCAGGGCTGTGAACCCACATGTGCTGCTCTCCAAAGATTTGAAATCACACTCCACAGCTCCCTTCTCCAATCCCATCTTGTACCACTCTCTACTTTCTACACTGCTGATCTTCTTTTAGTTCTTCAAACATACTACACTCTCTTGTTAGGAATTATTAAGAATGGAAACCAGACAGAAgtgacagaaatagaaaaatgatagCTCTTAGGAACCAAGGTAGATTTTATggttaaaaatattgtttaatcACAGCTGGTTTAACGACTCTTTCAGGTCCTTTCATTTCTGAGTGCTAGCCACACCTCGACCACCCTGATACCTATatgcccctgccccctcccaaatGGACTTACCAAGTAAAACACAAAGCTCAGATAAGCTATGCTGACCACAGCAGCCACCACATACAATGTCACATGCCCTAGGTCCTGGACATAAACCACGACAAAGTACATGTTGATGGAACAGACGATAAGGACCAAGATACCGCCTGCGATCCTCCAGCCTCTGTAAAAAGAAACAGCACAATTATTGGTGGAATAGCCCAACCTGTCCACAAACATAAAAAGACACTGTGTCTTTTGGGGTACACAGGACAGGAGTTAAGAGGCATTTCAAAATGAACTGAAAAGTGGTTCTTAGGTTAAATGAGCCTAATCTGTTACATAATGATAGTTACATAATGATagggagaaagaggggaaaaaaacactatcagggcttccctggtggtgcagtggttgagagtccacctgccgatgcaggagacacgggttcgtgccccagtccaggaggatcccacgtgccgcggagcggctgggcccgtgagccatggccactgagcctgcgcatccggagcctgtgctccgcaacgggagaggccacaacagtgagaggcccgcgtaccaaaaaaaaaaaaaaacactatcaaATAATCCCTATTATTAAAGTCCCTGAAAATGCAAAAAGTCATGAGTCCCTAGAGATGTAACAAGTCATTTCAAATAAACCATGTCCTTTAAAGATGTATGTAAAAGGTATTAGCTTATGCCCTTCGCATCAAGATCATTTAACACGGAATTAAGGGGCTTTAAACTTAAGTGGCTGAAGCTAAAGAGTTAAAGCCCTAAAAGCCGAAAAATTTCCCCCAGAAATGAAAACTGTGCTTGCCCTCCTTCGTTACATTCACAGTCTCCATTTTCTAAGTCAAAGACCGAGGGGGCAGCTTTAGCAATCACCTCTCAAAGCATATAGTTCCCCTATGACTTATTTTCTGACTGGCCTGTTTGATGAAGATACCCTTCCCCCATATATATTTGGGGAACTAAAAGAAGTACACTCACAGTCCATTGGCAAATTCACTCATTACCGGCCGCAAGCTCGTAAACGTGAGGATGGGTATGAGAGCAAAGGgaagctggaaaagaaaaaactaagatCAGATAGGGCCACTGGGGGTCCTTGTATCACCCCAGAGAGCAGCACTGTTAGCAAAAGGGAACCATAGACCCTGTCTCATCTACTCCATGAGAAATTATTCCTATCATTCCAACATGCTGGAGCATTATGTGGAAATCTGTAGAGGTGTCATTAACCTAGCATCAATTATGATCATAGTGTCTTGTACACAGTGTCAGATACAAAATTTGTATCTGCCTTGTCTTCTTAATCTCCACAAAATCTAGCAGTGTCCTATACGTTATTTAATGTTTGCTTGGATTAACGAACAATAGTTTTGTGTTCTATGTGTGATTATAGCTTATAATTCCCATTCAAAAAAAACACCAAGCTTAAAAACCCAGCCCTTCTAAAAGCCTTTTAGATGCCAGGGATTTCATATGCATTTGCTATAGACCAAGACTgtgcctctttcttcctctgaatTTTCCCCAGCGCGCAGCACTAGGCTTGGCAACTAAGGGCAATACAAAATGCTGCCTGACTCAGTGGGATGCGAGcttccccagctccctcctcactTGTAAGCTCTGAAGAACATTCAGGAAGTCATTCATCCCTGTCAGATGCTCTACATCTTGGAAGACGGCAACAAGCAGAGTGGGGATGATGGCAATGGAGCGGGTCAGAATCACTCGGGCAAAGCGTGACCACCTTAGGTTCAGGAATCCctagaaggaaacacagaagCAGGATGAATGTCTGGAATAGGACACAGGAAAAGGTCTGGGGAGGTTCAGGAAGACCTTAGATACGTGGGATTAAGAAGTAACAAAAGGGCAATGTCCTCTTCCTCTAGTCTATCCCAGTCCAAACAGCAGGTACCTCCATGACAAACTGGCCAGAGTAGGTTCCTGTCATGGTGGAGCTCTGTCCTGCAGCCAGGATCCCCACTGCCCAGATGTAGAGTGCAGCAGGCCCGAAGTAACACCCCAGCACAACACCCTGGGGGAGGCAAGGGAGAAAGATATGTTTGTGTCAAAGACCACCTGAGACAACACTCCAAACAGCACTCCTCTGCGacatttctccctcttcctggctACGCACCTACCTATGCCAAgtgctgtgctgggcactgtaaCAGAAGCTAGACTTAGGTCCTGACCTCATTCTAGAGGCTTTCAACCTAAATTCTGCTGGAGGGACCTTTATTTCTCCTCAGCCTAGTCCCTTCTCTTCTCTAGGCTCCTAAAGCCTTTATCCTCAACCTATAtcttaactattaaaaaaaaaaaaagtccacaacaCTTCCCAAATTAAATTCCTTAACACCCTATTCTGCAAGATGGTAACAGGAATGAAGAGAGAGCTCAAATAAATTTTGCAAATGCTACATACTATATATTCTACTCGTGGAGGTTCACAATGTAACCAGCATAAAAGGGACAGAGAGGCCCCAGTAAAGACCACCACTTTACTTGgaacactttcttttcttcttttggccgCCCCATgcggcttacgggatcttagttccctgaacagggattgaagccaggccctcggcagtgagagcacggagtcctgaccactggaccaccaggaccaccagggaattcccaggaacaCTTTCTTTAGTCACCCCAATTAACGTCCTATAGAACAATATACTATGAACACAAGTTTGGGAATTGCTGATACAATTCATCTTTTCAGCTGATCTTCTATTCCCTTCCACGTAACCCAAAAGGCTTGTCCAGCATCTGGACCTCTGAAAAAAACACACTCCGGAGAAGATATGCTGAGCTCTGAAGTGAACCCACAGAAAAGACCAGATACTATGCTAAGAATATTGATTCAGGAGCGAAGATCAGAAATCTGAATAGGTTTACCCCTTTGTAGATGTCCACAGCCAGTGTTGAGTTATCGTCAGGAAAAAGGTGAGTATGGGGGCTGCTGATACTTCTACAGGCTTCAACCTGGAACCAAAGCAGTTGAGGAACAACTTTTACTTCTGAGGCCAGCACCCAGACAAGAAGCCCTCTCCTACAGATTATACACAGGTCACCCAAGAGATGGATGCTGGAGGCAAGACACTGGATAAGGGCAGAGACGGGCTGCAGTGTCACTTGAGGTCTTCCTCCGTAATCTTTCTACACCCCCATGCCAtcaaaaacatttactgagttagAGTGTGCATGGTAATACACGAATGCGGGGTCATTTTAAATGATGACAGGAGGCGAGGGCCCTTAAGGGGGCTTCAGATATGATAGGACACCCAGAATAGGGAGTCCTTAGTCAAAGCAGAGCCAGGAGTCAGAGGTCCTATAGATAAGAAAGTAGTGATCAAAACTAGATAGGCAATCAGGAATCAAGATGACAGAGAATTCGAAAGGACAAGACAGTCTATGTAGCCacagtttctgttttctgtttgttggcTCCGCCCAACCTGTCACCACCAAATGGCAGAACTGGCAAGTGGCTAGTAGTTGggtagcaggaaacaaaagggGATGACAAAGAGTCAAACAGGCGTGAAGCCACTAATAATAGCATGAGGCAATCTTTGTCTGAGGCAAGCTCCCTTCCCTGTCAAAAGCTTGGGAAGATGGGTCTAGGCTTGGTCACAGCCCCCAGACTGTAACCCACGACTAGTGCAGTGATTTAGGGAGCAGCACTGAGGCTTGAGATCTATTTCCCCTGAGCTCTAAGTCACTGTCACCTTTTCCTACCCCAATCCAGCCTCCTCTTTACCCTCACATTCACTACCACCCAGGACCCTGGCTTACTCACCACCTGCTCGTTGGTTTTCTCAAAAAATGCTTCAGCAAAGACTGAGACGACAAAGACGTTGatgataaaggaaacaaaaagagcaATGCAGGATTCAATGAAAAAGTACTTATTGGCTTCCCGAACTTCCTCCTTATTGGCTCGGTCTACCTGTCTGGACTAGAGAGATAACAGCAACGGTCATTTTTTTGACTAGTTGGAACAAGTTTCCTTGTAATATTTCATGAGTTTGGAGTCAGCTGAAAGACCTAGAGGGCAAACAACTAACCACATGAAATGTGAGACTCCGCCTACATCCTGGTTCACTGAGTAAGAACTCCATGACCCTTTGATGATACCACACATCCCCAAACGGAAAAGTGACCGAGTGACTGCTGAGCTCTCAGTTACTGTGGCTGCAAGAGCCactgatctgggcttccctggtggcacagtggttgagagtctgcctgccgatgcaggggacgcgggttcgtgccctggtccgggaagatcccacatgccgcggagcggctgggcccgtgagccatggccgctgagcctgcgag from Pseudorca crassidens isolate mPseCra1 chromosome 11, mPseCra1.hap1, whole genome shotgun sequence includes:
- the SLC11A2 gene encoding natural resistance-associated macrophage protein 2 isoform X1, with translation MVLGPEQKMPDEDASGDHGDSASLGAINPAYSNSSLPQSPGGHSEDAFTTYFDEKIAIPQEEYSCFSFRKLWAFTGPGFLMSIAYLDPGNIESDLQSGAVAGFKLLWVLLMATIVGLLLQRLAARLGVVTGLHLAEMCHRQYPRVPRIILWLMVELAIVGSDMQEVIGSAIAINLLSAGRVPLWGGVLITIADTFVFLFLDKYGLRKLEAFFGFLITVMALTFGYEYVTVKPSQIQVLKGMFLPSCSGCRTPQIEQAVGTVGAVIMPHNMYLHSALVKSRQVDRANKEEVREANKYFFIESCIALFVSFIINVFVVSVFAEAFFEKTNEQVVEACRSISSPHTHLFPDDNSTLAVDIYKGGVVLGCYFGPAALYIWAVGILAAGQSSTMTGTYSGQFVMEGFLNLRWSRFARVILTRSIAIIPTLLVAVFQDVEHLTGMNDFLNVLQSLQLPFALIPILTFTSLRPVMSEFANGLGWRIAGGILVLIVCSINMYFVVVYVQDLGHVTLYVVAAVVSIAYLSFVFYLGWQCLIALGMSFLDCGHTLSLSVLQELNTYLRLGLTVQPELYLLNTVDADSLVSR
- the SLC11A2 gene encoding natural resistance-associated macrophage protein 2 isoform X2, translating into MVLGPEQKMPDDASGDHGDSASLGAINPAYSNSSLPQSPGGHSEDAFTTYFDEKIAIPQEEYSCFSFRKLWAFTGPGFLMSIAYLDPGNIESDLQSGAVAGFKLLWVLLMATIVGLLLQRLAARLGVVTGLHLAEMCHRQYPRVPRIILWLMVELAIVGSDMQEVIGSAIAINLLSAGRVPLWGGVLITIADTFVFLFLDKYGLRKLEAFFGFLITVMALTFGYEYVTVKPSQIQVLKGMFLPSCSGCRTPQIEQAVGTVGAVIMPHNMYLHSALVKSRQVDRANKEEVREANKYFFIESCIALFVSFIINVFVVSVFAEAFFEKTNEQVVEACRSISSPHTHLFPDDNSTLAVDIYKGGVVLGCYFGPAALYIWAVGILAAGQSSTMTGTYSGQFVMEGFLNLRWSRFARVILTRSIAIIPTLLVAVFQDVEHLTGMNDFLNVLQSLQLPFALIPILTFTSLRPVMSEFANGLGWRIAGGILVLIVCSINMYFVVVYVQDLGHVTLYVVAAVVSIAYLSFVFYLGWQCLIALGMSFLDCGHTLSLSVLQELNTYLRLGLTVQPELYLLNTVDADSLVSR
- the SLC11A2 gene encoding natural resistance-associated macrophage protein 2 isoform X3, whose translation is MVLGPEQKMPDEDASGDHGDSASLGAINPAYSNSSLPQSPGGHSEDAFTTYFDEKIAIPQEEYSCFSFRKLWAFTGPGFLMSIAYLDPGNIESDLQSGAVAGFKLLWVLLMATIVGLLLQRLAARLGVVTGLHLAEMCHRQYPRVPRIILWLMVELAIVGSDMQEVIGSAIAINLLSAGRVPLWGGVLITIADTFVFLFLDKYGLRKLEAFFGFLITVMALTFGYEYVTVKPSQIQVLKGMFLPSCSGCRTPQIEQAVGTVGAVIMPHNMYLHSALVKSRQVDRANKEEVREANKYFFIESCIALFVSFIINVFVVSVFAEAFFEKTNEQVVEACRSISSPHTHLFPDDNSTLAVDIYKGGVVLGCYFGPAALYIWAVGILAAGQSSTMTGTYSGQFVMEGFLNLRWSRFARVILTRSIAIIPTLLVAVFQDVEHLTGMNDFLNVLQSLQLPFALIPILTFTSLRPVMSEFANGLGWRIAGGILVLIVCSINMYFVVVYVQDLGHVTLYVVAAVVSIAYLSFVFYLGWQCLIALGMSFLDCGHTYLRLGLTVQPELYLLNTVDADSLVSR